A window of the Brassica oleracea var. oleracea cultivar TO1000 chromosome C1, BOL, whole genome shotgun sequence genome harbors these coding sequences:
- the LOC106316620 gene encoding prohibitin-1, mitochondrial, giving the protein MNLNNVKVPKVPGGGAVSALLKIGIIGGLGLYGATHSLYNVDGGHRAIMFNRLVGVKDKVYPEGTHLMVPWFERPVIYDVRARPYLVESTSGSRDLQMVKIGLRVLTRPMADQLPEIYRTLGENYSERVLPSIIHETLKAVVAQYNASQLITQREAVSREIRKILTQRATNFNIALDDVSITTLTFGKEFTAAIEAKQVAAQEAERAKFIVEKAEQDKRSAVIRAQGEAKSAQLIGQAIANNQAFITLRKIEAAREIAQTIAHSANKVYLSSDDLLLNLQEMNLDVNPKK; this is encoded by the exons ATGAATCTCAACAACGTTAAAGTGCCGAAGGTGCCAGGTGGTGGTGCAGTATCTGCGTTGCTTAAGATTGGGATTATCGGTGGGCTTGGTCTCTACGGGGCCACACACAGTCTCTACAATGTTGACGGAGGTCATCGAGCCATCATGTTCAACCGTTTAGTCGGTGTTAAAGATAAG GTTTACCCTGAGGGTACACACCTTATGGTTCCTTGGTTCGAAAGGCCGGTCATCTATGACGTTCGTGCACGACCTTACCTTGTTGAGAGTACTTCCGGAAGCCGTGATCTCCAGATG GTGAAAATTGGGCTGAGGGTTCTCACGCGTCCCATGGCAGACCAGTTACCTGAGATCTACAGAACCCTTGGCGAGAACTACAGCGAGAGAGTTCTGCCTTCTATAATCCACGAGACTTTGAAAGCTGTTGTTGCTCAGTACAATGCAAGCCAGCTTATCACTCAGAGAGAG GCGGTCAGTAGGGAGATCAGGAAGATTCTGACTCAACGAGCAACAAACTTCAACATTGCTCTTGACGATGTCTCCATCACGACCTTGACTTTCGGGAAGGAGTTCACAGCTGCCATTGAGGCAAAGCAGGTGGCTGCTCAAGAGGCTGAGAGGGCTAAGTTCATCGTTGAGAAGGCCGAACAAGACAAGAGGAGTGCAGTTATCCGCGCTCAG GGAGAAGCCAAGAGTGCTCAGCTCATAGGTCAGGCAATCGCAAACAACCAAGCGTTCATAACGCTCAGGAAGATCGAGGCGGCTAGAGAGATTGCTCAGACCATAGCACACTCGGCCAACAAGGTGTACCTGAGCTCTGACGATCTTTTGCTTAACCTACAGGAGATGAACTTGGATGTGAATCCAAAGAAGTAG
- the LOC106316611 gene encoding NAC domain-containing protein 73 has protein sequence MTWCNDRSDVQTVERIIPSPTAAESPAASFQVSTPKTCPSCGHKFKFHEQAGIHDLPGLPAGVKFDPTDQEVLEHLEGKVRDDARKLHPLIDEFIRTIDGENGICYTHPEKLPGVNKDGTVRHFFHRPSKAYTTGTRKRRKVHTDSEVDGETRWHKTGKTRPVLTGGRVRGYKKILVLYTNYGKQKKPEKTNWVMHQYHLGTNEEEKEGELVVSKVFYQTQPRQCGGSVAAAATAKERSYLHGDSHHLGGGGGRHLHYHLHNVKGSGGSAGAGEYYNNIPAIISFNQTGIQNHLVNGSQPFIP, from the exons ATGACTTGGTGCAATGACCGTAGCGATGTTCAGACCGTTGAAAGAATCATTCCCTCTCCAACAGCGGCTGAGTCTCCTGCAGCCTCATTTCAAGTCTCTACTCCCAAAACGTGTCCTTCATGTGGCCATAAATTCAAGTTTCATGAACAA GCGGGGATCCATGACTTGCCCGGACTGCCTGCCGGAGTGAAGTTCGATCCGACGGATCAAGAGGTACTTGAGCATCTTGAAGGAAAGGTAAGAGACGATGCAAGAAAGCTTCATCCTCTCATCGATGAGTTTATTCGTACCATCGACGGCGAAAACGGCATATGTTATACCCATCCTGAGAAATTGCCAG GTGTGAACAAGGACGGGACGGTCCGTCATTTCTTCCATCGACCCTCAAAGGCATACACGACGGGAACAAGAAAGCGACGTAAAGTCCACACTGACTCCGAAGTCGATGGCGAGACACGGTGGCACAAGACCGGGAAAACACGTCCTGTACTCACCGGAGGAAGAGTGAGAGGCTACAAGAAAATCCTAGTGCTCTACACAAACTACGGCAAACAAAAGAAACCGGAGAAGACTAACTGGGTCATGCATCAATATCATCTTGGCACCAACGAGGAAGAGAAAGAAGGCGAGCTAGTTGTGTCCAAAGTATTCTACCAGACTCAACCACGCCAATGCGGTGGCTCTGTTGCTGCCGCAGCCACTGCCAAGGAGCGGTCTTACCTCCATGGCGACAGCCATCACCTTGGCGGTGGTGGTGGTCGCCACCTTCATTACCATCTTCATAACGTTAAGGGCAGTGGAGGATCAGCTGGAGCCGGTGAGTATTATAACAATATTCCGGCGATCATCTCGTTTAATCAAACCGGGATACAGAACCACTTGGTTAACGGCTCTCAACCTTTTATCCCTTAA
- the LOC106308269 gene encoding receptor-like protein kinase 5 — translation MLYCLILLLLLCLSSTYLCLSLNHDATILRQAKLGLSDPAQSLSSWSENDVTPCHWRGITCDATSAVFSVNLSSFMLVGPFPSILCRLPSLSFLSLYNNSINGSLSGDDFASCRNLIHLNLSENLLVGSIPESLPFKLPNLRRFGISGNNLSDTIPASFGEFRKLEKLNLAGNLLSGTIPASLGNVSTLRELRLAYNIFSPGRIPSQLGNLTELRVLWLAGCNLAGSVPQTLSRLTHLVSLDLTMNQLTGSVPSWITELRSIEQIEIFNNSFSGELPEAMGNMTMLKSFDASTNKLTGKIPDGLARLNLESLNLFENMLEGPLPESITRSKTLTELKLFNNKLTGEIPSQLGANSPLQYVDFSYNQFSGEIPANICGGGKLEFFMLIGNSFSGEIPTNLGKCRSLTRVRLNNNKLSGHVPEEFWGLPRMSLLELSENSFTGRISESIAGAKNLSNLRISKNQFSGSIPGEIGSLNGLIEIAGDENSFSGEVTSTLVKLKQLSRLDLSSNQLSGEIPRGIRGWKNLNELNLANNHLSGEVPRELGDLSVLNYLDLSNNQFSGEIPPELQNLKLNIINLSYNHLTGRVPPLYANKIYASSFVGNHDLCVDDHDSRWRKIARSKNIGYVWILLSIFILACMVFVVGVVMFIANCKKMRASKSGRFSASKWRSFHKLHFSEHEIVDCLDERNVIGSGSSGKVYRVELSGGEVVVAVKKLNKTAKGGEDDSLNRDVFAAEVETLGTIRHKSIVRLWCCCSSGDCKLLVYEYMPNGSLADVLHSHCKGGVLLGWPERLRIGLDAAEGLSYLHHDCVPPIVHRDVKSSNILLDADYGAKVADFGIAKIGQMTGTKSPEAMSGIAGSCGYIAPEYVYTLRVNEKSDIYSFGIVLLELVTGKQPTDLELGDKDMVKWVCTTLDQSGLEAVIDPKLDLGFKEEISKVIHIGLLCTSPLPLNRPSMRKVVIMLQEVSGAVSISGPNASKRSKSSGKLSPYYVEDVNSV, via the exons ATGCTTTATTGTCTTATTCTCCTCCTCCTCCTATGCCTCTCTTCCACGTATCTATGTCTCTCACTAAACCACGATGCCACCATCCTCCGGCAAGCCAAACTGGGCTTATCTGACCCGGCCCAGTCACTATCTTCCTGGTCCGAAAACGACGTCACTCCGTGCCACTGGCGCGGCATCACCTGCGATGCCACGTCAGCTGTCTTCTCCGTTAATCTCTCCAGCTTCATGCTCGTCGGTCCTTTCCCTTCCATCCTCTGCCGTCTTCCTTCTCTGTCATTCCTCTCTCTCTATAACAACTCCATCAACGGTTCCCTCTCCGGCGATGATTTTGCATCGTGTCGGAATCTCATCCATCTCAATTTGTCGGAGAATCTCTTGGTTGGTTCCATCCCGGAGTCACTCCCTTTCAAGCTGCCGAACCTCCGCCGCTTCGGAATATCCGGGAACAACTTATCGGACACGATTCCGGCGAGCTTCGGAGAGTTCCGGAAGCTCGAGAAGTTAAACCTTGCCGGAAACCTCCTCTCCGGCACCATTCCCGCCTCGCTCGGCAACGTATCCACTCTGAGAGAACTCAGACTCGCTTACAATATATTTTCTCCTGGTCGAATCCCGAGTCAACTCGGTAATCTAACGGAGCTTCGTGTTCTCTGGCTCGCCGGCTGCAACCTCGCTGGTTCGGTGCCTCAAACTCTGTCCCGGTTGACTCACTTGGTCAGCTTGGATTTGACCATGAATCAACTCACCGGGTCTGTCCCGAGTTGGATCACGGAGCTGAGAAGCATCGAGCAAATCGAGATATTCAACAACTCGTTCTCAGGCGAGTTACCGGAGGCGATGGGTAACATGACGATGCTAAAGAGTTTCGACGCGTCGACGAACAAGCTGACGGGGAAGATCCCCGACGGCTTGGCTCGGTTAAACCTCGAGTCGCTCAACCTCTTCGAGAACATGCTCGAAGGGCCCTTGCCGGAGAGCATAACTCGCTCCAAAACGTTAACGGAACTAAAACTGTTCAACAACAAACTCACCGGGGAGATACCGAGTCAACTCGGCGCGAACTCTCCGTTACAGTACGTGGACTTTTCGTATAATCAGTTTTCCGGCGAGATACCGGCGAATATATGCGGAGGAGGGAAGCTAGAGTTTTTCATGCTTATAGGGAACTCTTTTTCCGGTGAAATACCGACAAATCTTGGAAAGTGCAGGAGCTTGACACGTGTCAGGCTAAATAACAACAAGCTTTCCGGTCACGTTCCGGAAGAGTTCTGGGGTTTGCCTCGTATGTCGCTGCTCGAACTCTCGGAGAACTCGTTCACCGGAAGAATCTCTGAGTCCATCGCCGGTGCAAAGAATCTATCAAACCTGAGAATCTCAAAGAATCAGTTCTCAGGTTCGATTCCCGGCGAAATCGGATCGCTTAACGGACTCATCGAGATCGCCGGAGATGAAAATAGCTTCTCCGGCGAGGTTACTAGTACTTTGGTGAAGCTTAAGCAACTGAGCAGGCTCGATCTCAGCTCTAATCAACTCTCCGGCGAGATTCCACGTGGAATCCGTGGCTGGAAGAATCTGAACGAGCTCAATTTAGCTAATAACCATCTCTCCGGTGAAGTCCCTAGAGAGCTCGGAGACTTGTCGGTTCTTAACTACCTCGATCTCTCGAACAATCAATTTTCCGGTGAGATTCCACCGGAGCTCCAGAATCTGAAGCTGAACATTATAAACCTATCGTATAATCATCTCACCGGGAGAGTACCGCCTCTCTACGCTAACAAAATCTACGCTTCTAGCTTTGTCGGCAACCATGACTTGTGCGTAGATGATCACGACAGTCGTTGGCGGAAGATCGCACGGTCTAAAAACATCGGTTATGTCTGGATTCTCCTATCTATTTTCATACTCGCCTGTATGGTTTTCGTCGTTGGGGTTGTTATGTTTATCGCCAACTGCAAGAAGATGAGAGCATCCAAGAGCGGTAGATTCTCTGCGTCCAAGTGGAGAAGCTTCCACAAGCTTCATTTCAGCGAGCATGAGATCGTTGATTGCCTTGACGAACGGAACGTGATCGGTTCTGGTTCCTCCGGTAAAGTCTACAGAGTGGAGCTTAGTGGCGGAGAAGTAGTAGTAGCTGTGAAGAAACTAAACAAAACGGCTAAAGGGGGTGAAGACGATTCGTTGAACAGAGACGTTTTCGCTGCGGAGGTGGAAACGCTTGGAACGATCAGGCATAAGAGTATTGTGCGCTTGTGGTGTTGCTGCAGCTCCGGGGACTGCAAGTTGTTGGTATACGAGTACATGCCTAATGGGAGCTTAGCTGATGTGTTACACAGCCACTGCAAAGGCGGGGTGTTGTTGGGCTGGCCTGAACGGTTAAGGATCGGTTTAGACGCAGCCGAGGGTCTATCATACTTACACCACGATTGTGTTCCACCGATTGTCCACCGTGACGTGAAGTCTAGTAACATATTGCTAGATGCAGATTATGGCGCCAAAGTAGCCGACTTTGGTATTGCCAAAATCGGTCAAATGACCGGTACTAAATCGCCAGAAGCTATGTCTGGAATCGCTGGTTCTTGCGGTTACATTGCACCAG AATACGTATATACACTCAGGGTGAATGAAAAGAGTGATATCTACAGTTTTGGTATCGTGCTTTTGGAGTTGGTAACGGGGAAGCAACCAACAGATCTAGAACTCGGAGATAAAGATATGGTGAAGTGGGTGTGCACTACCCTTGACCAAAGCGGTTTAGAAGCGGTGATTGATCCCAAACTTGATCTTGGGTTCAAAGAAGAGATTAGCAAAGTCATTCACATTGGTCTTCTCTGTACGAGTCCTCTCCCTCTAAACCGACCTTCCATGAGAAAAGTTGTGATCATGCTTCAAGAAGTCTCTGGTGCTGTTTCTATTAGCGGTCCAAATGCGTCCAAACGCTCTAAGAGCAGTGGGAAACTCTCGCCTTACTATGTGGAAGACGTAAACAGCGTTTGA
- the LOC106301081 gene encoding uncharacterized protein LOC106301081: protein MEETQPLLIASLPEAPRKPKSKVQKMASVRPSPVAGSPASSSSSAPSPASSFPSPTPSETHAARYGLATRSGLSVMEGSITLTDEEREKYKLRFLDFVHAFMSMLVFFAISMIDQNVIRCLFPVPSEDIKELLTSLPIIIGVICGGFFLVFPTRRHGIGSPLTKE, encoded by the exons ATGGAGGAAACGCAGCCGTTACTAATAGCGTCATTGCCTGAGGCACCAAGAAAGCCGAAGTCAAAGGTACAGAAAAT GGCCAGTGTCCGACCATCGCCAGTCGCTGGCTCACCTGCTTCCTCGTCTTCGTCTGCGCCGTCTCCTGCTTCCTCCTTTCCTTCACCGACTCCTTCAGAGACCCACGCGGCAAG GTACGGCTTGGCGACGCGGAGTGGTTTATCTGTGATGGAAGGATCTATTACTCTAACGGATGAGGAGAGAGAAAAATATAAGCTCAGGTTTCTTGATTTCGTGCATGCATTCATGTCGATGCTGGTCTTCTTCGCAATCTCCATGATTGATCAGAACGTGATCCGTTGTTTATTCCCTGTTCCTTCTGAAGACATCAAGGAGCTTCTCACCAGTTTGCCTATCATCATCGGCGTTATTTGCGGCGGCTTCTTCCTCGTGTTCCCCACTCGCCGTCACGGCATTGGATCTCCACTCACCAAAGAATAA
- the LOC106300990 gene encoding dnaJ homolog subfamily B member 4 produces MGVDYYKVLQVDRSASDDDLKKAYRKLAMKWHPDKNPTNKKEAEAKFKQISEAYDVLSDPQKRAVFDQYGEEGLKGNVPPPNAAGGFSYFSSGDGPSSFRFNPRSADDIFAEFFGFSTPFGGGSAGGSPFGGGGGLGGSGAGQRFASRIFGDDMYGSSFGEGGHPPHHHHHHGAARKVAPIENKLPCSLEDLYKGTTKKMKISREIADVSGRTTQTEEILTIGVKPGWKKGTKITFPEKGNEHPGVIPADLVFIIDEKPHPVFTRDGNDLIVTQKISLTEALTGYTVNITTLDGRTLTIPITNVIHPEYEEVVPKEGMPLQKDQTKKGNLRIKFNIKFPARLTAEQKAGFKKLLG; encoded by the exons ATGGGTGTGGATTACTACAAAGTTCTACAGGTTGATAGAAGCGCCAGCGACGATGACCTTAAGAAAGCCTACAGGAAACTCGCTATGAAGTGGCATCCCGACAAGAACCCTACCAACAAAAAAGAGGCCGAGGCTAAGTTCAAGCAGATCTCTGAAGCCTACGAT GTTCTTAGCGATCCTCAGAAGAGAGCTGTATTCGATCAATACGGCGAGGAAGGGTTAAAAGGGAACGTGCCACCTCCCAACGCTGCTGGTGGATTTTCCTACTTCTCATCAGGAGATGGGCCTTCGTCTTTCAGGTTCAACCCGAGAAGCGCGGATGATATATTCGCTGAGTTTTTCGGTTTCTCTACTCCCTTTGGTGGAGGGAGCGCTGGTGGCAGCCCGTTTGGTGGAGGAGGAGGCCTTGGCGGCAGCGGAGCAGGGCAGAGGTTCGCCAGCCGCATCTTTGGTGATGATATGTATGGCAGCTCGTTCGGTGAAGGAGGACACCCTCCTCATCATCATCATCATCACGGTGCAGCTAGGAAAGTGGCTCCTATCGAAAACAAGCTTCCTTGTAGCCTTGAAGATCTCTACAAAGGAACCACCAAGAAGATGAAGATCTCCAGAGAGATTGCAGATGTCAGCGG AAGAACAACGCAAACAGAAGAGATTCTAACGATCGGAGTGAAACCTGGATGGAAGAAAGGCACGAAGATCACTTTCCCCGAGAAAGGCAACGAGCATCCCGGGGTGATTCCAGCTGATCTCGTCTTCATCATCGACGAGAAGCCACATCCGGTGTTCACACGTGACGGCAACGACTTGATTGTCACACAGAAGATCTCGCTAACCGAAGCCTTAACAGGCTACACCGTCAACATAACGACCCTTGATGGTCGGACACTTACAATCCCCATCACAAACGTGATCCATCCAGAGTACGAAGAAGTGGTGCCTAAAGAAGGAATGCCACTTCAGAAAGATCAGACAAAGAAAGGGAACTTGAGGATCAAGTTCAACATCAAGTTTCCAGCTAGGTTAACCGCAGAACAGAAGGCTGGTTTCAAGAAGCTTCTTGGTTGA
- the LOC106329936 gene encoding 26S proteasome non-ATPase regulatory subunit 2 homolog A-like has product MAPVPDPNNVGGGAKRDEATPKVPSKDPKKKDDKKEDDLSEEDLELKQNLELYVERVQDPNPELQKAALESMRQEIRASTSSMTSVPKPLKFLRPHYGTLKELHKNMADSDLKKLLADILSVLALTMSAEGERESLGYRLTGSGGDIGSWGHEYVRNLAGEIAEEYTMRQSEEASIEDLMDLVKQIVAFHMKHNAETEAVDLLMDVEELDLLLAHVDRTNFRRTCNYLTSSAKFLPGPDDMLVLDIAYMIYMKFEEYPNALQVALFLDNMQYVKQVFTSCTDLLRKKQFCYMISRHGITVELDSEMVADKDDRDMLQDIVNNTKLSEGYLTLARDIEVMEAKTPEDIYKAHLLDGRASSGPSVDSARQNLAATFVNAFVNAGFGQDKLMTVPSDAASGTAGNWLFKNKEHGKTSAAASLLDR; this is encoded by the exons ATGGCTCCAGTTCCGGATCCG AACAACGTTGGTGGTGGTGCGAAGCGGGATGAAGCTACGCCGAAGGTTCCTTCTAAGGATCCCAAGAAGAAGGATGATAAGAAGGAGGATGATCTC TCTGAAGAGGACTTGGAACTAAAGCAGAACCTGGAGCTTTATGTTGAGAGGGTGCAGGACCCCAATCCTGAGTTGCAGAAGGCCGCTCTTGAAAGCATGAG GCAGGAAATCCGTGCCTCAACGAGCTCCATGACTTCAGTTCCCAAACCCCTCAAGTTTCTCCGTCCTCATTATGGAACTCTTAAGGAGTTACATAAAAATATGGCGGACTCCGATCTCAAG AAATTGTTGGCTGATATATTGTCTGTCCTGGCCCTGACCATGTCTGCTGAGGGTGAAAGG GAAAGCTTAGGATATAGGTTAACTGGATCAGGAGGTGACATCGGATCGTGGGGTCACGAGTATGTAAGGAATTTGGCCGGGGAGATTGCAGAAGAGTATACAATGCGTCAG AGTGAGGAGGCCTCCATTGAGGACTTAATGGATCTTGTGAAGCAAATTGTTGCATTTCACATGAAG CACAATGCAGAAACCGAAGCTGTTGACCTTTTAATGGATGTTGAGGAACTTGATCTCTTACTTGCGCATGTAGACCGCACAAATTTCAGGAGGACGTGCAACTATCTCACGAGTTCAGCAAA ATTCCTTCCAGGACCGGATGACATGCTGGTTTTAGATATTGCTTACATGATCTACATGAAGTTTGAGGAATATCCAAACGCTCTGCAAGTTGCACTATTTCTTGATAACATGCAG TATGTGAAGCAAGTATTTACCTCATGCACTGATCTGCTAAGAAAGAAACAGTTCTGCTACATGATTTCACGCCAT GGCATCACCGTTGAGCTCGACTCTGAGATGGTTGCAGATAAGGATGACAGAGACATGCTGCAGGATATTGTTAACAACACTAAGTTAAGTGAAGGATATCTGACGCTTGCAAGGGATATTGAGGTCATGGAGGCCAAGACGCCTGAAGACATCTACAAG GCTCACTTGCTTGATGGCAGGGCTAGCTCTGGCCCAAGTGTGGATTCTGCTAGACAAAATCTAGCTGCGACGTTTGTGAATGCATTTGTAAATGCTGGTTTCGGCCAG GACAAACTAATGACAGTACCATCCGACGCAGCTAGTGGAACTGCTGGAAACTGGCTCTTCAAAAATAAAGAACATGGCAAGACCAGTGCAGCTGCTAGCCTG CTAGATCGCTGA
- the LOC106329945 gene encoding 26S proteasome non-ATPase regulatory subunit 2 homolog A-like, with amino-acid sequence MLTCPVTNNVGGGAKRDEATPKVPSKDPKKKDDKKEDDLSEEDLELKQNLELYVERVQDPNPELQKAALESMRQEIRASTSSMTSVPKPLKFLRPHYGTLKELHKNMADSDLKKLLADILSVLALTMSAEGERESLGYRLTGSGGDIGSWGHEYVRNLAGEIAEEYTMRQSEEASIEDLMDLVKQIVAFHMKHNAETEAVDLLMDVEELDLLLAHVDRTNFRRTCNYLTSSAKFLPGPDDMLVLDIAYMIYMKFEEYPNALQVALFLDNMQYVKQVFTSCTDLLRKKQFCYMISRHGITVELDSEMVADKDDRDMLQDIVNNTKLSEGYLTLARDIEVMEAKTPEDIYKAHLLDGRASSGPSVDSARQNLAATFVNAFVNAGFGQDKLMTVPSDAASGTAGNWLFKNKEHGKTSAAASLGMILLWDVDAGLTQLDKYFHSTDNPVLAGALLGVGINNCGIKSDCDPALALLGEYVDNEDSSVRIGAIMGLGIAYAGSQNDQLRSSLSPILNDAKAPLDVIAFAALSLGMIYVGSCNEEVAQSIIFALMDRSEAQLGDALTRFLPLGLGLLYLGKQESVEATAEVSKTFNEKIRKYCDMTLLSCAYAGTGNVLKVQDLLAQCGEHLEKGDIHQGPAVLGIAMVAMSEELGLDMAIRSLERVLQYGEQNIRRAVPLALGLLCISNPKVNVMDTLSRLSHDTDSEVAMAAIISLGLIGAGTNNARIAGMLRNLSSYYYKDASLLFCVRIAQGFVHMGKGLLTLSPFHSERLLLSPTALAGIVTLLHACLDMKSIILGKYHYVLYFIVLAMQPRMMLTVDENLKTISVPVRVGQAVDVVGQAGRPKTITGFQTHSTPVLLAAGERAELATDKYIPLSPILEGFIILKENPDYREE; translated from the exons ATGC TGACGTGTCCTGTCACAAACAACGTTGGTGGTGGTGCGAAGCGGGATGAAGCTACGCCGAAGGTTCCTTCTAAGGATCCCAAGAAGAAGGATGATAAGAAGGAGGATGATCTC TCTGAAGAGGACTTGGAACTAAAGCAGAACCTGGAGCTTTATGTTGAGAGGGTGCAGGACCCCAATCCTGAGTTGCAGAAGGCCGCTCTTGAAAGCATGAG GCAGGAAATCCGTGCCTCAACGAGCTCCATGACTTCAGTTCCCAAACCCCTCAAGTTTCTCCGTCCTCATTATGGAACTCTTAAGGAGTTACATAAAAATATGGCGGACTCCGATCTCAAG AAATTGTTGGCTGATATATTGTCTGTCCTGGCCCTGACCATGTCTGCTGAGGGTGAAAGG GAAAGCTTAGGATATAGGTTAACTGGATCAGGAGGTGACATCGGATCGTGGGGTCACGAGTATGTAAGGAATTTGGCCGGGGAGATTGCAGAAGAGTATACAATGCGTCAG AGTGAGGAGGCCTCCATTGAGGACTTAATGGATCTTGTGAAGCAAATTGTTGCATTTCACATGAAG CACAATGCAGAAACCGAAGCTGTTGACCTTTTAATGGATGTTGAGGAACTTGATCTCTTACTTGCGCATGTAGACCGCACAAATTTCAGGAGGACGTGCAACTATCTCACGAGTTCAGCAAA ATTCCTTCCAGGACCGGATGACATGCTGGTTTTAGATATTGCTTACATGATCTACATGAAGTTTGAGGAATATCCAAACGCTCTGCAAGTTGCACTATTTCTTGATAACATGCAG TATGTGAAGCAAGTATTTACCTCATGCACTGATCTGCTAAGAAAGAAACAGTTCTGCTACATGATTTCACGCCAT GGCATCACCGTTGAGCTCGACTCTGAGATGGTTGCAGATAAGGATGACAGAGACATGCTGCAGGATATTGTTAACAACACTAAGTTAAGTGAAGGATATCTGACGCTTGCAAGGGATATTGAGGTCATGGAGGCCAAGACGCCTGAAGACATCTACAAG GCTCACTTGCTTGATGGCAGGGCTAGCTCTGGCCCAAGTGTGGATTCTGCTAGACAAAATCTAGCTGCGACGTTTGTGAATGCATTTGTAAATGCTGGTTTCGGCCAG GACAAACTAATGACAGTACCATCCGACGCAGCTAGTGGAACTGCTGGAAACTGGCTCTTCAAAAATAAAGAACATGGCAAGACCAGTGCAGCTGCTAGCCTG GGTATGATTCTACTGTGGGATGTGGACGCCGGACTTACCCAACTTGACAAATATTTTCATAGCACTGATAATCCCGTCCTTGCTGGAGCTCTGCTAGGTGTTGGGATTAATAATTGTGGCATTAAGAGTGATTGTGATCCT GCATTGGCCCTTCTTGGAGAATATGTTGATAACGAGGATTCATCTGTCCGAATTGGTGCTATTATGGGTCTCGGGATTGCATATGCCGGTTCCCAAAATGATCAG TTAAGAAGCAGCTTGTCTCCAATACTGAATGACGCTAAAGCACCTCTCGATGTGATTGCTTTTGCTGCACTTAGTTTGGGGATGATTTATGTTGGTTCCTGTAACGAAGAGGTTGCCCAATCTATTATATTTGCTTTGATGGATCGGAGTGAGGCACAACTTGGTGATGCCCTTACTCGTTTCTTGCCTCTTGGTCTTGGACTTTTGTACCTTGGCAAACAG GAAAGTGTGGAGGCTACCGCGGAGGTTTCAAAGACATTCAATGAGAAAATCAGAAAGTATTGTGATATGACACTTCTTTCCTGTGCGTATGCTGGAACCGGGAATGTCCTTAAG GTCCAAGACCTTCTGGCTCAGTGTGGAGAGCATCTGGAGAAAGGTGATATCCACCAGGGCCCAGCTGTTCTTGGAATAGCGATGGTTGCTATGTCTGAAGAATTGGGTCTTGATATGGCGATCCGTTCTCTGGAGCGCGTGCTACAGTATGGAGAACAAAACATTCGGCGTGCAGTGCCTTTGGCCCTTGGTCTCCTATGTATATCCAACCCAAAG GTGAATGTTATGGACACCTTGAGCCGGCTTAGCCATGACACAGATTCAGAAGTTGCAATG GCAGCGATAATTTCCCTTGGTTTGATTGGCGCTGGGACCAACAATGCAAGGATTGCTGGCATGCTTAGAAATCTATCCAGCTATTATTACAAGGATGCCAGCCTTCTCTTCTGT GTGCGTATTGCTCAAGGATTTGTGCATATGGGAAAAGGTCTCTTAACTCTCAGTCCCTTCCACTCGGAACGGCTCTTGCTATCCCC AACCGCGCTTGCTGGTATAGTGACATTGTTGCATGCATGCCTAGACATGAAATCCATCATACTGGGGAAATACCATTATGTTCTCTACTTCATCGTTTTGGCGATGCAG CCAAGGATGATGCTGACGGTGGATGAGAACCTGAAAACCATCTCGGTGCCAGTGCGGGTAGGACAAGCAGTTGACGTGGTTGGACAGGCAGGTCGACCAAAAACAATCACTGGGTTCCAAACGCACTCCACACCTGTTCTCCTTGCTGCTGGGGAGAGAGCTGAACTCGCAACAGACAA GTACATTCCATTGTCTCCCATACTAGAAGGTTTCATCATATTAAAAGAGAATCCAGACTACAGAGAGGAGTGA
- the LOC106308441 gene encoding uncharacterized protein LOC106308441 encodes MRRVSWSTVLIVVMMVSLLVVEHVVLPAEAGRVLTEKLGDGRATVIRVEKMKSTVDYWFQRLASGPSPSGRGH; translated from the coding sequence ATGAGGAGAGTTAGCTGGTCTACTGTTTTGATCGTGGTGATGATGGTGTCGTTGTTGGTAGTAGAACACGTGGTGCTCCCGGCAGAGGCAGGGAGGGTTCTAACGGAGAAATTGGGAGACGGAAGAGCGACGGTGATAAGGGTGGAGAAGATGAAGTCGACGGTGGATTACTGGTTTCAGCGTTTGGCTTCGGGTCCGAGTCCAAGTGGTCGCGGCCATTAA